Proteins from a genomic interval of Paenibacillus sp. RC334:
- a CDS encoding AraC family transcriptional regulator, with protein sequence MQTHSYSYAVASNPVFYENSPLHVLFAGESQTKSGHAVGPKLYDYYLLHFVESGKGIFRTEQHSYQLEKNDFFLIHPGQLVSYTSDEEEPWRYRWSAFTGQHTETMVQEAGLRVHQPVFHASSESLIPSYLEQMQLAFYSRKSSSHLAALGYLYLIMGEAGNHLSDWSDPTGADSQIRRTVKQMVQYMSTQYAHPVSIEQMSEGLGYNRAYLSRIFKKETGVSPVTYLLKLRIDKSRQLLRERPELSVEQVAASVGLTDALYFSRQFKRFCGQSPTQYRSKVQQYPHP encoded by the coding sequence TTGCAAACGCATTCATATAGCTATGCTGTGGCCTCCAATCCGGTGTTTTATGAAAATAGCCCGTTGCACGTGCTTTTTGCCGGCGAGAGCCAAACCAAATCCGGTCATGCCGTCGGGCCGAAGCTCTATGATTACTATCTGCTTCATTTTGTAGAATCTGGAAAAGGCATCTTCCGAACAGAGCAGCACTCATATCAGCTTGAAAAAAACGATTTTTTCCTGATCCATCCCGGTCAGCTCGTAAGCTACACCTCCGATGAAGAGGAGCCATGGCGGTATCGCTGGTCTGCGTTTACAGGACAGCATACCGAAACCATGGTGCAGGAAGCAGGACTGCGCGTGCACCAGCCTGTCTTCCACGCTTCCAGTGAAAGCCTGATCCCCAGCTATCTGGAGCAGATGCAGTTAGCCTTTTACAGCCGAAAATCCAGCTCGCATCTTGCAGCCCTCGGCTACCTGTATCTGATCATGGGGGAAGCGGGTAATCATTTAAGCGACTGGTCTGACCCAACCGGGGCGGATTCGCAAATTCGGCGGACGGTCAAGCAGATGGTCCAATATATGTCCACTCAATATGCGCATCCCGTTTCTATTGAACAAATGTCCGAAGGACTTGGTTATAACCGTGCGTATTTGTCACGTATATTCAAGAAGGAAACGGGCGTCTCTCCTGTTACCTATCTGCTCAAGCTGCGAATTGACAAGTCTCGTCAACTGCTACGCGAGCGTCCCGAGCTTTCGGTGGAGCAGGTGGCCGCTTCGGTGGGATTGACAGACGCTTTGTATTTCTCGCGTCAATTCAAGCGCTTCTGCGGTCAGTCGCCAACCCAGTATCGAAGCAAGGTTCAGCAATATCCGCATCCTTAA
- a CDS encoding iron-containing alcohol dehydrogenase, which translates to MKAFEFYNPTQLIFGKGQLEALKREVPKYGKRVLLVYGGGSIKRSGLYDNVISLLKEIGAEVTELAGVEPNPRLSTVHKGVELCKTHQIDLVLAVGGGSVLDCSKAIAVGAKYDGDMWDFAERKAAPQAALPLGTVLTMAATGSEMNAGSVITNEETQEKLGWGSVFAFPAFSILDPVNTYSLPQNQTVYGIVDMMSHTLEHYFHLESNTPVQLGWCETILRTVMDAAPGLVNDLENYELRETMMYCGTMALNGFLNMGLTGDWATHNIEHAVSAVYDIPHGGGLAILFPNWMKHNLHVKPERFKQLAVNVFHVNPEGKSDEEVALEGIQALRDFWNSIGAPSRLADYDIDGSKIDVMADKAVKFGSFGGFNKLNREDVVEIYKASL; encoded by the coding sequence ATGAAAGCATTCGAATTTTATAATCCTACTCAATTGATCTTCGGTAAAGGGCAATTAGAGGCTCTCAAGCGTGAAGTTCCTAAATACGGTAAACGTGTACTGCTTGTATATGGCGGCGGCAGTATTAAGCGCAGCGGCTTGTATGATAATGTAATAAGTCTGCTTAAAGAGATTGGAGCAGAGGTAACGGAACTGGCAGGTGTAGAACCAAATCCTCGCTTGTCCACAGTACATAAAGGCGTGGAATTGTGTAAAACACATCAAATCGACCTCGTACTGGCTGTTGGCGGCGGTAGTGTGCTGGATTGCTCCAAAGCGATTGCTGTCGGGGCGAAATATGATGGCGATATGTGGGATTTTGCAGAGCGTAAAGCGGCTCCACAGGCAGCATTGCCTTTAGGTACAGTTCTGACGATGGCAGCTACCGGTTCCGAAATGAACGCAGGTTCTGTCATTACGAACGAAGAAACACAGGAAAAACTGGGCTGGGGCAGCGTATTTGCGTTCCCTGCGTTTTCCATTCTTGATCCGGTGAACACGTATTCTCTGCCACAAAATCAAACGGTGTACGGAATCGTGGATATGATGTCACATACGCTGGAGCATTACTTCCATCTGGAATCTAACACTCCGGTTCAGCTTGGCTGGTGTGAAACGATTTTGCGTACAGTTATGGATGCGGCTCCGGGCCTGGTCAACGATCTGGAGAACTACGAGCTGCGTGAAACGATGATGTACTGTGGTACGATGGCGCTGAACGGCTTCCTGAATATGGGGCTGACAGGTGACTGGGCGACTCATAATATCGAGCATGCGGTGTCTGCTGTTTATGATATTCCACATGGCGGAGGACTGGCGATTTTGTTCCCGAACTGGATGAAGCACAATCTGCATGTGAAGCCTGAACGCTTCAAGCAACTGGCTGTGAATGTGTTCCATGTAAACCCGGAAGGCAAGAGTGATGAAGAAGTAGCGCTCGAAGGTATTCAGGCGTTGCGTGATTTCTGGAACTCGATTGGTGCGCCAAGCCGTCTGGCTGATTACGACATTGACGGTTCCAAAATCGACGTTATGGCTGATAAAGCTGTGAAATTCGGATCCTTTGGCGGATTTAACAAGCTGAATCGCGAAGATGTAGTGGAAATTTACAAAGCATCTCTGTAA
- a CDS encoding NfeD family protein produces METIFWWLLAGGAIFTVVSVLIGDVLGGWLDGLELPGLDWFRPVVLLGAMTAFGGAGVLLTKYTGLSMSRVVLLALAIAFVIGVLVFFAFIKPMANSEVSSGFSMRELTGRIGEVTVPVPEVGYGEVMIRLGAGNTIHTASSFDHKPLAAGTRIVVVEVAEGVVRVAYLDT; encoded by the coding sequence ATGGAAACTATATTTTGGTGGTTATTGGCAGGGGGCGCCATCTTTACCGTGGTCAGTGTGTTGATCGGGGATGTACTCGGTGGTTGGCTGGATGGATTGGAGCTTCCCGGCCTCGATTGGTTCAGACCCGTCGTTTTACTTGGAGCGATGACCGCTTTTGGCGGGGCGGGTGTGTTGCTGACGAAATATACCGGGTTGAGCATGAGCCGGGTTGTTCTGCTTGCCCTTGCGATTGCGTTTGTGATCGGAGTGCTCGTATTTTTTGCGTTTATCAAGCCAATGGCGAACTCGGAGGTATCCAGCGGCTTCTCGATGCGTGAGCTGACTGGCAGAATCGGTGAGGTCACCGTCCCGGTACCTGAGGTTGGTTACGGGGAGGTTATGATCCGCTTGGGTGCAGGCAACACCATACATACAGCATCGAGCTTTGATCACAAACCGCTGGCTGCGGGAACCCGTATCGTCGTGGTTGAGGTCGCAGAGGGTGTCGTCCGCGTAGCGTATCTGGACACATAG
- a CDS encoding UDP-glucose--hexose-1-phosphate uridylyltransferase, producing the protein MSKSQSADRGQGREHSRHAAHDIDETVQQAALYAIEQLAAFAQNRGLIGLQDTDYSRNLLLEQFGFSEPYSGEEAGGITAPEVLQPVLNVLIDYGYAIGLISENTDTYRDLLDSKIMGLLMARPSEVIRDFHQTEAERGIEAATDAFYQLSIDSNYIRMDRVASNVYWNQPTPYGDMEITINLSKPEKSPKEIAMAKLLPPPVYPKCQLCRENVGYAGRVNHPSRQNLRIIPLELNGEPWFFQYSPYVYYNEHCIVFHHDHVPMKLTKDTLRRLLAFTKAFPHYFIGSNADLPIVGGSILTHDHFQGGRHTFPIEKAGVDVVYRNEAFPQVTAGIVNWPMSVIRFTSTDGEALLEAGNAAFEAWKTYSDPAADVLSHTEQDGEAVPHNTVTPIVRRDTEGRYQMDLVLRNNRTSDEYPEGIFHPHREMHHIKKENIGLIEVMGLAILPGRLKDELDGIADILCGNDELAIAMQQEGHPLFKHADWIYQLNTRFGRLPDKETAVRTVQNEVGLKFSEILEHAGVYKRDSEGQQAFGRFIKQLGYTTGE; encoded by the coding sequence ATGAGCAAGAGTCAATCCGCAGATAGAGGTCAAGGCCGGGAACATTCCCGGCATGCGGCCCATGACATCGATGAAACTGTACAGCAAGCCGCTCTGTATGCGATTGAGCAACTGGCTGCATTCGCACAAAACCGGGGATTGATCGGTCTGCAAGATACAGATTACAGCCGTAATCTGCTGCTGGAGCAGTTCGGGTTTTCGGAGCCTTATTCCGGCGAGGAGGCAGGGGGCATCACAGCCCCCGAGGTTCTCCAGCCTGTGCTTAATGTATTGATTGATTATGGATATGCGATTGGACTTATATCGGAAAACACAGATACGTACCGTGATTTGCTGGATTCCAAAATCATGGGCCTGCTGATGGCAAGACCGTCTGAAGTCATCCGTGACTTTCATCAAACGGAGGCTGAACGTGGCATAGAGGCAGCGACAGATGCATTTTATCAACTGTCCATCGACTCGAATTACATCCGAATGGACCGCGTTGCCAGCAATGTGTACTGGAATCAGCCGACACCTTACGGAGATATGGAAATCACGATTAATCTGTCCAAGCCGGAGAAAAGTCCAAAGGAAATCGCAATGGCGAAGCTTCTTCCGCCGCCAGTTTATCCAAAATGTCAATTATGCCGTGAAAACGTTGGGTATGCCGGAAGGGTGAATCATCCGTCCCGCCAAAACCTGCGCATCATTCCGTTGGAATTGAACGGGGAACCGTGGTTTTTTCAATATTCGCCCTATGTGTACTACAACGAGCATTGTATTGTGTTCCATCACGATCATGTGCCGATGAAGCTTACGAAGGATACGCTGCGGCGGTTGCTGGCATTTACGAAAGCGTTCCCGCACTATTTTATCGGTTCCAATGCCGATCTGCCGATTGTCGGAGGATCTATTCTGACTCACGATCACTTTCAAGGTGGACGTCATACGTTCCCGATTGAAAAAGCAGGCGTGGACGTTGTATATCGCAATGAAGCCTTCCCGCAAGTCACAGCAGGGATTGTGAACTGGCCGATGTCAGTGATCCGCTTTACTTCAACGGATGGCGAAGCGTTGCTGGAGGCGGGGAATGCTGCATTTGAAGCCTGGAAGACTTACAGCGATCCCGCAGCCGATGTCCTCTCTCATACGGAGCAGGACGGAGAAGCGGTGCCGCATAATACGGTGACACCGATTGTACGCCGGGATACGGAAGGAAGGTACCAGATGGATCTGGTGCTGCGCAACAACCGGACGAGTGATGAGTACCCGGAAGGTATTTTTCATCCTCATCGCGAGATGCATCATATCAAGAAGGAAAATATCGGTCTGATCGAGGTTATGGGACTTGCGATTTTGCCGGGGCGGCTTAAGGATGAACTGGATGGTATTGCAGATATTTTATGCGGTAACGACGAGCTGGCTATAGCTATGCAGCAGGAAGGGCATCCGCTATTCAAGCATGCGGACTGGATTTACCAGTTGAACACCCGATTTGGTCGTCTGCCTGACAAGGAGACGGCTGTTCGCACTGTACAAAATGAAGTTGGACTGAAGTTCAGTGAAATTTTGGAGCATGCAGGAGTGTACAAGCGTGATTCGGAAGGTCAGCAAGCGTTTGGACGTTTTATAAAGCAACTGGGTTATACAACAGGGGAATAG
- a CDS encoding NAD-dependent protein deacylase has product MDKVKTLAEWIQQSQNIVFFGGAGTSTESGIPDFRSAAGLYQSEEKLPYPPEVMLSRSFFVKHPEVFFGFYRSKMLHPDAEPNGCHRFLASLEQQGRLKAVVTQNIDGLHQAAGSVDVLELHGSVHRNHCMECGRFYSLNEVMDSSEVVPKCPVDGGIIKPDVVLYEEELDQDTLVRSIQAISQADLLLIGGTSLTVHPAAGLITYFHGKHTVLLNTDPTSYDHKADLLITDPIGRVMGELGSQLSL; this is encoded by the coding sequence ATGGACAAAGTAAAAACGTTGGCTGAATGGATACAGCAATCACAAAATATTGTTTTTTTCGGCGGGGCGGGTACGTCGACGGAGAGCGGTATCCCGGATTTTCGTTCGGCGGCTGGTCTGTATCAGAGTGAGGAAAAATTGCCTTATCCCCCCGAGGTTATGCTTAGCCGTTCTTTTTTTGTAAAGCATCCTGAAGTGTTCTTTGGCTTCTATCGCAGCAAAATGCTGCATCCGGATGCGGAGCCGAACGGCTGCCATCGTTTCCTTGCATCACTGGAACAGCAAGGGCGACTCAAAGCGGTCGTGACGCAAAACATTGACGGATTGCATCAGGCCGCAGGCAGTGTGGATGTGCTTGAGCTTCACGGCTCGGTGCATCGCAACCATTGTATGGAATGCGGGCGCTTTTACAGTCTGAACGAAGTGATGGACAGCTCTGAGGTGGTGCCCAAATGTCCAGTAGACGGGGGAATTATCAAACCGGATGTCGTTTTATACGAGGAAGAGCTGGATCAGGATACGCTTGTCCGGTCCATTCAGGCTATCTCGCAGGCCGATCTGCTATTAATTGGAGGAACCTCGCTGACGGTACATCCTGCGGCGGGACTGATTACTTATTTTCACGGTAAACATACGGTATTGCTTAATACAGACCCCACTTCATATGATCACAAGGCGGATCTCCTGATTACCGATCCCATCGGCAGGGTTATGGGAGAACTCGGCAGTCAATTGAGTTTGTAA
- a CDS encoding galactokinase, whose protein sequence is MNTTEIKKRFIDKYGESSHELRIFHAPGRVNLIGEHIDYNGGYVLPAALEFGTTLILRVRNDDEIHFASTNLSYEASIPRGKIGKSKTDEWVDYPVGVLVELAEKGVYPSSGYDLLYHGEIPNGAGLSSSASIEVVTGYAFLTTEKQETNTVEIALLSQRAENNYVGVNCGIMDQFAVANGAADHAILLMCDTLEYRKVPFRTDAYKLVIGNTNKRRGLVDSAYNERRSQCAEALSILQQQEPTLEYLAQLDEARLGELQHYIADETVRRRAQHVVEENARVLASVDALAANDLEAFGQLMNASHDSLRDLYEVSCTELDVMVEEARRIPGTLGARMTGAGFGGCTVSLVHEDDVERFVKEVGEAYQTRTGLEASFYVCKAGDGVKEQKEDE, encoded by the coding sequence ATGAACACTACTGAAATAAAGAAACGTTTTATCGACAAATATGGTGAAAGCAGCCATGAGCTGCGGATATTTCATGCTCCCGGGCGTGTTAATCTGATTGGGGAGCATATCGACTACAACGGTGGTTATGTACTCCCGGCTGCACTGGAATTCGGTACGACGCTGATTCTTCGTGTGCGTAATGATGATGAAATTCATTTTGCTTCGACGAACCTTTCCTATGAAGCATCTATCCCACGTGGAAAAATAGGTAAAAGTAAAACTGATGAGTGGGTGGACTATCCGGTCGGTGTGCTGGTGGAGCTGGCTGAAAAGGGAGTGTATCCGTCTAGCGGATACGACCTGCTCTATCATGGAGAAATACCGAATGGTGCCGGATTATCCTCCTCTGCCTCTATTGAGGTTGTAACGGGATACGCGTTCCTCACTACCGAAAAACAGGAAACGAACACAGTCGAAATTGCTTTATTGTCCCAGCGGGCAGAAAACAATTACGTTGGTGTCAATTGCGGTATTATGGATCAGTTCGCTGTAGCGAACGGTGCGGCTGATCATGCCATTCTGCTGATGTGCGATACGCTGGAATATCGTAAGGTGCCATTCCGTACCGATGCCTATAAGCTGGTGATCGGCAACACGAATAAGCGCCGCGGGCTGGTGGATTCAGCCTATAACGAGCGCCGTAGCCAATGTGCCGAAGCACTGTCCATTTTGCAGCAGCAGGAGCCGACGCTGGAATACCTCGCTCAGCTGGATGAGGCCCGTTTAGGTGAGCTCCAGCATTATATTGCGGATGAAACGGTACGACGCCGGGCACAGCATGTGGTAGAGGAAAACGCTCGCGTGCTGGCCTCTGTCGATGCTCTTGCGGCGAATGATCTCGAAGCTTTTGGGCAATTGATGAACGCTTCGCATGATTCATTGCGCGATTTGTATGAGGTTAGCTGCACGGAGCTGGATGTGATGGTCGAGGAAGCACGGCGCATTCCTGGCACGCTGGGTGCGCGTATGACGGGAGCCGGATTTGGGGGCTGTACGGTTTCACTTGTCCATGAGGACGATGTGGAACGGTTTGTGAAGGAAGTCGGCGAAGCTTATCAGACCCGGACAGGGCTGGAAGCCAGCTTTTATGTATGTAAGGCGGGAGACGGAGTTAAAGAACAGAAGGAGGACGAATAA
- the mgrA gene encoding L-glyceraldehyde 3-phosphate reductase, whose amino-acid sequence MVYLAGDDRYENMKYNRTGRSGLKLPAISLGLWHNFGGINNAENGRNMVTRSFDLGITHFDLANNYGPPAGSAEEFFGQVLASDLKPYRDEMVISTKAGYYMWPGPYGDWGSRKYLISSLDQSLKRLGMDYVDIFYSHRFDPDTPLEETMQALDHIVRSGKALYVGVSNYSAEQTAEAARILKELGTPLLIHQPKYSLLDRWIENGLQDVLDENEIGSIAFCPLAQGLLTNKYLNGIPEDSRAASASVFLNENNVTPETLRKVRALNQMAAARGQSLAQFSLAWALRGERLTSVLIGASRVSQIEENVAALSNLDFSQEELDRIDSILNAGNLQDGGTA is encoded by the coding sequence ATGGTTTATTTGGCTGGCGATGATCGTTATGAAAATATGAAATATAACCGCACAGGGAGATCTGGCCTTAAGCTGCCTGCCATTTCACTGGGCTTGTGGCACAATTTTGGCGGGATCAACAATGCAGAGAACGGCCGTAACATGGTTACCCGTTCCTTTGATCTGGGGATTACGCATTTTGATTTGGCTAATAACTATGGTCCTCCGGCGGGTTCGGCAGAGGAATTTTTCGGACAAGTGTTGGCTAGTGATTTGAAGCCGTACCGGGATGAGATGGTCATTTCGACCAAGGCGGGCTATTATATGTGGCCAGGACCTTATGGTGATTGGGGCTCACGCAAGTATCTGATATCCAGTCTGGATCAGAGCTTGAAGAGATTGGGTATGGATTACGTCGACATATTTTACTCCCACCGTTTTGATCCTGATACGCCGCTGGAAGAAACAATGCAGGCTCTGGATCATATCGTACGTTCCGGCAAAGCGCTGTATGTGGGCGTGTCTAATTATAGCGCGGAGCAAACGGCAGAAGCCGCTCGTATTTTGAAGGAGCTGGGAACACCGCTGCTGATTCATCAGCCAAAATATTCTCTGCTCGACCGCTGGATTGAAAACGGGTTGCAGGATGTACTGGACGAAAACGAGATCGGCAGCATTGCCTTTTGCCCCTTGGCTCAGGGATTGCTAACCAATAAATATTTGAACGGAATTCCCGAGGATTCGCGTGCAGCGAGTGCATCTGTCTTCTTGAATGAAAACAATGTGACACCCGAAACACTTCGTAAGGTGCGGGCGCTCAATCAAATGGCAGCTGCGCGCGGACAAAGCTTGGCTCAATTCTCGTTGGCCTGGGCTCTGCGTGGTGAGCGTCTGACCTCCGTCCTGATTGGGGCCAGCCGTGTGAGCCAAATTGAAGAAAACGTTGCTGCCTTGTCCAATCTGGACTTTTCACAGGAAGAGCTGGATCGGATTGATTCGATTCTGAATGCCGGGAACTTACAGGACGGCGGCACAGCCTAA
- the galE gene encoding UDP-glucose 4-epimerase GalE, translated as MAILVTGGAGYIGSHTVAELLDRGEEVVVLDNLQTGHKAALLGGKLYEGDLRDKELLSRLFSENSIDAVIHFAANSLVGESMQNPGKYYDNNVFGALSLLEAMKDAGVSRIVFSSTAATYGEPEKVPIEEGDRTEPTNVYGETKLMMERMMSWFDKVLGIKYVSLRYFNAAGAHESGKIGEDHRPESHLIPLVLQTALKQRPHIAVFGEDYATPDGTCIRDYIHVSDLADAHVRAVNYLREGHDSNVFNLGNGQGFSVKEVIETARKVTGLDIPVVTEPRRSGDPAVLVASSEKARSVLGWSPARTQLEDIISGAWGWHQSHPQGYGDE; from the coding sequence ATGGCCATTTTAGTAACAGGCGGAGCTGGATATATCGGTTCACATACGGTAGCAGAGCTGTTGGATCGGGGAGAAGAAGTTGTGGTGCTGGACAATTTGCAGACCGGGCACAAGGCAGCACTGCTCGGAGGCAAGCTGTATGAAGGTGATCTGAGAGATAAAGAACTGCTGTCCAGACTGTTTTCCGAAAACAGTATCGACGCAGTTATCCATTTTGCAGCCAACTCGCTGGTCGGGGAAAGTATGCAAAATCCGGGTAAATATTATGACAACAACGTATTCGGCGCGTTGAGCTTGCTGGAGGCCATGAAGGATGCCGGTGTGAGCAGGATCGTATTTTCCTCCACTGCGGCTACCTATGGCGAACCGGAAAAGGTGCCGATTGAAGAGGGCGACCGTACGGAGCCAACGAATGTATATGGTGAAACAAAGCTGATGATGGAGCGTATGATGTCGTGGTTTGATAAAGTATTGGGCATCAAATATGTGTCCTTGCGGTACTTTAATGCGGCCGGTGCGCATGAGAGCGGCAAAATCGGTGAGGATCATCGTCCGGAAAGTCATCTGATTCCGCTGGTACTCCAGACAGCACTGAAACAGCGCCCACACATCGCGGTGTTTGGTGAGGATTATGCCACGCCAGATGGAACGTGCATCCGGGATTATATTCACGTGAGCGATCTGGCGGATGCCCATGTGCGTGCAGTAAATTATTTGCGTGAAGGTCATGACAGCAACGTGTTTAATCTGGGCAACGGACAGGGCTTCTCGGTGAAGGAAGTTATCGAGACGGCGCGCAAGGTCACTGGACTCGACATTCCGGTGGTTACAGAGCCACGGCGCTCGGGTGATCCGGCAGTATTGGTTGCCTCTTCTGAAAAGGCACGTTCGGTGCTGGGCTGGAGTCCGGCGCGTACCCAACTGGAGGACATTATTAGCGGAGCTTGGGGCTGGCATCAGTCGCACCCTCAGGGCTACGGCGACGAATAG
- a CDS encoding flotillin family protein, with amino-acid sequence MQDIVLVPGIVVIVIVILGIAFWARYKTVGPDEGMIVTGSFLGNKNISEDDSGRKIKIVRGGGAFIWPIFQQSEFISLLSHKLDVTTPEVYTEQGVPVIADGVAIIKVGSSIEDVATAAEQFIGKPLEALRGEAQEVLEGHLRAILGSMTVEEVYRNRDRFAQEVQGVAARDLKKMGLQIVSFTIKDVRDKHGYLDALGKPRIAAVKRDAEIAEAEAVRDARIQKARAEQEGQKAELLRDTNIAEAAKEKELKVASFKKEQDTAKAEADQAYHIQEARAKQTAVEEQMKVELVRKEREIDLQTKEIQVREKQYDAEVKKKAEADRYAVEQAAEADKSRKMREAESLQYSIETQAKASAEQKRLNGQAEADAERAKGTADADVIRLRGLAEAEAKEKLAEAFQKFGEAAVLDIIVKMLPELAGRIAEPIASIDKLTVVDTGKGEGAARVSNYVTELMATAPEMLKSVSGIDVEQLIKGLTTGKKGLHSAPSSGETDKLHIHAPVEVAPRDKE; translated from the coding sequence TTGCAGGATATTGTGTTGGTCCCGGGGATTGTCGTTATCGTTATCGTCATATTAGGGATCGCCTTTTGGGCCCGTTACAAAACGGTAGGACCGGATGAAGGGATGATCGTGACGGGTTCATTTTTGGGAAATAAAAATATTTCCGAGGATGATTCCGGTCGCAAAATCAAAATTGTGCGCGGCGGTGGCGCCTTTATATGGCCTATTTTTCAGCAGTCCGAATTTATTTCTTTATTGTCCCACAAGCTGGATGTAACAACACCGGAAGTGTATACGGAGCAAGGAGTTCCCGTGATTGCGGACGGTGTGGCAATCATCAAGGTAGGCAGTTCCATTGAAGATGTAGCAACAGCAGCGGAGCAGTTCATCGGGAAGCCGCTGGAGGCCCTCAGGGGAGAGGCTCAGGAAGTGCTGGAGGGCCATTTACGTGCGATCCTCGGCTCGATGACGGTGGAGGAAGTATATCGTAATCGGGATCGCTTTGCACAGGAAGTACAGGGCGTGGCGGCTCGCGATCTGAAAAAGATGGGGCTGCAAATTGTCTCGTTCACGATTAAAGATGTGCGTGATAAGCACGGATATCTGGATGCGCTAGGTAAGCCGAGAATTGCCGCTGTGAAACGGGATGCAGAAATTGCCGAAGCTGAGGCGGTAAGGGATGCCCGGATTCAAAAGGCGCGTGCGGAACAGGAGGGCCAGAAGGCTGAACTTTTGCGTGATACAAACATTGCCGAGGCAGCCAAGGAGAAGGAACTGAAAGTGGCTTCGTTTAAAAAGGAGCAGGATACAGCCAAGGCGGAAGCCGATCAGGCTTATCACATTCAGGAGGCTCGTGCCAAGCAGACTGCTGTCGAAGAGCAGATGAAGGTCGAGCTGGTGCGCAAGGAGCGAGAAATTGATCTTCAAACCAAGGAAATTCAGGTACGTGAAAAGCAATATGATGCGGAAGTGAAGAAGAAGGCGGAAGCCGATCGGTATGCGGTAGAGCAAGCCGCGGAGGCGGATAAATCGCGTAAGATGCGTGAGGCGGAATCGTTGCAATACTCGATTGAGACACAGGCTAAAGCGTCAGCTGAACAAAAACGGCTGAATGGGCAAGCAGAAGCGGATGCGGAACGCGCCAAAGGTACGGCGGATGCTGATGTCATCCGTTTACGTGGTCTGGCGGAGGCCGAGGCCAAGGAAAAGCTGGCGGAGGCGTTCCAGAAATTTGGCGAGGCAGCCGTACTCGATATTATCGTGAAAATGCTGCCTGAGCTGGCCGGACGGATTGCCGAGCCGATTGCGTCCATTGATAAATTAACGGTTGTGGATACAGGCAAGGGAGAAGGAGCAGCGCGTGTCAGCAATTATGTCACAGAGCTAATGGCTACGGCTCCAGAGATGCTCAAGAGTGTGTCCGGTATTGATGTGGAGCAGTTAATTAAGGGGCTGACCACGGGGAAAAAGGGCCTTCATTCCGCACCGTCCTCCGGTGAAACGGATAAGCTGCACATTCATGCCCCGGTTGAGGTTGCGCCGCGGGATAAAGAATAG
- a CDS encoding PRD domain-containing protein, producing the protein MSSLQVAKALNNNVIIGMHPEHDEVVVIGKGIGFNRKNGDLIPLDSVEKLFILKSHEEQEQYKRLLPELDEKLIEVIGEVLHHVQLQAKKPLNEHILIALTDHIAFSINRQKQGITIHNPFLYETREIYPQEYKMAEQAVSLIKDKMGVDLGEDEIGFVALHIYSAMTNQHISEVRKDSRLIADMVQVVETTLEYRIPLQSLDYSRLLTHLRFAIERVRRGEIVQEIYRLDKLLNEEYPEMYMLAWKLTKIMEKRLRKSVYPAEVSYLTMHLQRLSQRKEQGEQR; encoded by the coding sequence GTGAGCAGCCTACAAGTGGCGAAAGCGCTGAATAACAATGTGATTATCGGGATGCATCCCGAGCATGATGAGGTTGTTGTGATTGGAAAAGGAATCGGTTTCAATCGCAAAAACGGCGATCTTATACCGTTGGATTCAGTTGAAAAATTATTTATATTAAAAAGCCATGAGGAGCAGGAGCAATACAAGCGATTGCTTCCCGAGCTGGATGAAAAGCTCATTGAGGTCATTGGTGAGGTGCTTCACCATGTTCAGCTTCAAGCGAAGAAGCCTCTGAATGAGCACATATTGATTGCTTTAACCGATCACATCGCCTTTTCCATTAATCGTCAGAAACAGGGCATTACGATCCATAATCCGTTTTTGTATGAAACGAGAGAAATATACCCTCAGGAATACAAGATGGCTGAACAGGCAGTCTCTTTGATCAAGGACAAGATGGGTGTGGATCTGGGAGAAGATGAAATCGGATTCGTAGCCTTGCATATTTACAGTGCCATGACGAATCAGCATATTTCCGAGGTCAGGAAGGATTCCCGATTGATTGCTGATATGGTACAGGTAGTAGAGACTACGCTGGAATATCGCATTCCTCTCCAATCCCTGGATTACTCACGTTTGCTGACTCATCTGAGGTTTGCGATTGAACGTGTACGTCGGGGAGAGATTGTGCAGGAGATTTACCGATTGGACAAGCTGTTGAATGAAGAGTATCCGGAAATGTATATGTTAGCCTGGAAGCTTACGAAGATTATGGAGAAAAGGCTTCGCAAATCCGTATATCCGGCTGAGGTTAGCTATTTGACGATGCATTTACAGCGGTTGTCCCAACGTAAAGAGCAGGGAGAGCAACGTTAG